Proteins encoded in a region of the Rutidosis leptorrhynchoides isolate AG116_Rl617_1_P2 chromosome 9, CSIRO_AGI_Rlap_v1, whole genome shotgun sequence genome:
- the LOC139867192 gene encoding GCN5-related N-acetyltransferase 1, chloroplastic-like — protein MLLNNNFTLPFQSPLHFRSPITHRHVRRLSFAKAQHNYAISDEELQSRGFILRRTIENLNLDHLNSVFVAVGFPKRDNDKIKVALEHTDSLLWVEYETTKRPVAFARATGDGVFNAIIWDVVVDPTFQGVGLGKAVVERVVDELLEKGITNIALYSEPRVLGFYRPLGFVSDPDGIRGMVYSRKNKKK, from the coding sequence ATGCTTCTTAACAATAATTTCACCCTTCCATTTCAATCACCACTTCACTTTCGATCTCCAATCACGCACCGCCACGTTCGCAGACTCTCATTCGCAAAAGCACAACACAATTACGCCATCTCAGACGAAGAGTTACAATCACGTGGATTCATTCTACGTAGAACAATCGAAAATCTCAACTTAGATCACTTAAACTCCGTGTTTGTCGCTGTAGGTTTCCCTAAACGAGACAATGACAAGATAAAGGTTGCATTGGAACATACGGACTCGTTGTTGTGGGTAGAATACGAGACAACAAAGAGACCGGTCGCGTTTGCTAGAGCTACGGGTGATGGTGTGTTTAATGCTATCATTTGGGATGTGGTTGTGGACCCCACGTTTCAAGGGGTTGGATTAGGGAAAGCTGTGGTTGAAAGAGTGGTAGATGAGTTGTTAGAAAAGGGGATCACGAATATTGCTTTGTATTCGGAGCCCCGAGTACTTGGATTCTATAGACCGTTAGGATTTGTTTCGGATCCTGATGGGATCCGGGGTATGGTGTATTCGagaaaaaataagaaaaaatag